A genomic stretch from Pomacea canaliculata isolate SZHN2017 linkage group LG2, ASM307304v1, whole genome shotgun sequence includes:
- the LOC112557336 gene encoding uncharacterized protein LOC112557336 isoform X1 translates to MITTVLIKQGLHLPTMLRHPTTPLIAALLCILASVSQAHSSVTLLKLGDREPSLPDEVPVNEATKLGLSHMLAELKGMTVKELEEKDTTESSEAAKGDELEEGAASKRLDPRAFFGSRGKRRFSEKSFKRLQTGFVGSRGKRLPMPAGDEGLWEGQEFRSKRFDPSGFAGSRGKRYFPGLEALVLSHMYPKLDAGKWKRQFSHFGFQAARG, encoded by the exons atgataACTACTGTCCTCATTAAACAAG GTCTGCACTTGCCCACAATGCTTCGACATCCGACAACTCCTTTGATCGCTGCGCTGCTCTGCATCTTAGCTTCAGTGTCACAAGCGCATTCAAGTGTGACTTTGCTGAAG CTCGGTGACCGTGAACCCTCTTTACCTGACGAGGTACCAGTCAATGAGGCCACTAAGCTCGGGCTCAGTCATATGCTTGCCGAGCTTAAAGGAATGACTGTTAAAGAGCTGGAGGAAAAGGATACAACAGAGTCCAGCGAGGCGGCAAAAGGCGACGAGCTGGAGGAGGGCGCAGCATCGAAAAGACTTGACCCTAGGGCTTTCTTCGGCAGCAGAGGAAAGAGGAGATTCTCGGAAAAATCTTTCAAGCGACTCCAAACCGGATTTGTGGGCAGCCGCGGCAAACGACTTCCGATGCCAGCAGGCGATGAGGGATTGTGGGAAGGACAGGAGTTCCGCAGCAAGCGGTTTGACCCCAGCGGCTTCGCGGGCAGCCGAGGGAAGCGGTACTTTCCGGGACTGGAGGCGCTGGTGTTGAGCCATATGTACCCGAAAT tggATGCTGGAAAATGGAAAAGACAGTTCTCTCACTTTGGTTTTCAGGCCGCAAGAGGCTGA
- the LOC112557336 gene encoding uncharacterized protein LOC112557336 isoform X2, with translation MLRHPTTPLIAALLCILASVSQAHSSVTLLKLGDREPSLPDEVPVNEATKLGLSHMLAELKGMTVKELEEKDTTESSEAAKGDELEEGAASKRLDPRAFFGSRGKRRFSEKSFKRLQTGFVGSRGKRLPMPAGDEGLWEGQEFRSKRFDPSGFAGSRGKRYFPGLEALVLSHMYPKLDAGKWKRQFSHFGFQAARG, from the exons ATGCTTCGACATCCGACAACTCCTTTGATCGCTGCGCTGCTCTGCATCTTAGCTTCAGTGTCACAAGCGCATTCAAGTGTGACTTTGCTGAAG CTCGGTGACCGTGAACCCTCTTTACCTGACGAGGTACCAGTCAATGAGGCCACTAAGCTCGGGCTCAGTCATATGCTTGCCGAGCTTAAAGGAATGACTGTTAAAGAGCTGGAGGAAAAGGATACAACAGAGTCCAGCGAGGCGGCAAAAGGCGACGAGCTGGAGGAGGGCGCAGCATCGAAAAGACTTGACCCTAGGGCTTTCTTCGGCAGCAGAGGAAAGAGGAGATTCTCGGAAAAATCTTTCAAGCGACTCCAAACCGGATTTGTGGGCAGCCGCGGCAAACGACTTCCGATGCCAGCAGGCGATGAGGGATTGTGGGAAGGACAGGAGTTCCGCAGCAAGCGGTTTGACCCCAGCGGCTTCGCGGGCAGCCGAGGGAAGCGGTACTTTCCGGGACTGGAGGCGCTGGTGTTGAGCCATATGTACCCGAAAT tggATGCTGGAAAATGGAAAAGACAGTTCTCTCACTTTGGTTTTCAGGCCGCAAGAGGCTGA